From a single Pseudomonas triticicola genomic region:
- a CDS encoding DUF6124 family protein encodes MIKPTPNPPETDPTSPYESLDSNKLHEAADRALDHYLSPNNLLPPPRKARGMYAVTADTKNEEMLADASETLASAKTIAQDISSLLSAPQRRALLGVAQLIMLGELAVNRVMDNLEVAG; translated from the coding sequence ATGATCAAACCAACCCCCAACCCACCCGAAACCGATCCCACGTCTCCCTATGAATCCCTCGATTCCAACAAGCTCCACGAAGCCGCTGACCGCGCGCTCGATCATTACCTGTCGCCAAACAATCTGCTGCCTCCGCCGCGCAAGGCGCGTGGGATGTATGCGGTGACGGCGGATACCAAGAATGAAGAAATGCTGGCTGATGCGAGTGAAACGCTTGCTTCGGCGAAGACGATTGCTCAGGACATTTCCAGTTTGCTGTCAGCGCCGCAGCGTCGGGCGTTGTTGGGCGTTGCTCAACTGATCATGTTGGGGGAGCTGGCGGTGAATCGGGTTATGGATAATTTGGAGGTGGCGGGGTGA
- the gspI gene encoding type II secretion system minor pseudopilin GspI — protein sequence MRGCSREKGFTLIEVLVALAIIAVAMSAAVRVAGLMTQSSGVLRDRSVAMIAAQSRMAELRLEGRLPNGMKAVECDQGRLMLRCEQVIASAENGRLLRIGIQVFDRNQDAPPLARLETLLSRPGSPSP from the coding sequence ATGCGCGGGTGTTCGAGAGAGAAAGGATTCACCCTGATTGAAGTGCTGGTGGCACTGGCAATCATCGCCGTCGCCATGTCCGCCGCCGTGCGAGTGGCGGGGTTGATGACTCAGAGCAGTGGGGTTTTAAGGGATCGGTCGGTGGCGATGATTGCCGCGCAGAGCCGGATGGCTGAGCTGCGCCTGGAGGGGCGATTACCGAATGGGATGAAGGCTGTTGAATGTGATCAAGGGCGACTTATGTTGCGCTGTGAACAGGTGATCGCCAGCGCAGAGAATGGACGGTTGCTCAGGATTGGAATCCAAGTATTCGACCGCAATCAGGATGCGCCGCCGTTGGCCAGACTGGAGACCCTGTTGTCACGGCCAGGAAGCCCCTCACCCTAG
- a CDS encoding PIN domain-containing protein, with translation MPVMHLFIDTNIFLNFYTYPDDDDGVIDELLENIGPNKIVLHLPKQVENEFERNRESKLHGAVTEFQSSKFPNAVPNHMRGTEVARNYQEAIKIAESAKKTLIANATGLALQNDLPVDKKITEIFSKSQKYGEDDASFKLAIERSQRGNPPGKGESVGDRYNWEVLLKHVPAGDLHIVSKDGDYASPLANLDKRTVKAKRYLAEEWSKKKEDGSLHIYTNIKSVIAHYKKLVQQPELPEPPPVELDAPPPTIPIPVPPPPPPPVHGLAASGELQRALDQLQSPEHLAVINQKNEAIEYLKESGSFSTTHMAISKLSQYFGYFDVSDATKLFNAALENAQVGWIISDDDVYDFYVKLANEFLTAVEPDLASQIVDLMGLVPAPPPPPPLQS, from the coding sequence ATGCCTGTGATGCATTTGTTCATAGATACAAATATTTTCTTGAATTTCTATACCTACCCCGACGACGACGACGGAGTCATAGATGAATTATTAGAGAATATCGGTCCGAACAAGATAGTTTTGCATCTTCCAAAACAGGTAGAAAATGAATTTGAGCGAAACCGAGAGTCAAAGCTTCATGGTGCTGTTACAGAATTCCAGAGTAGCAAGTTCCCTAATGCGGTTCCAAACCACATGCGAGGAACGGAGGTCGCGCGAAATTATCAGGAAGCTATAAAAATTGCAGAGTCGGCGAAGAAGACTTTAATAGCGAACGCCACAGGTTTAGCACTGCAGAATGACTTACCTGTCGACAAAAAAATAACCGAAATTTTCAGTAAATCACAAAAATACGGCGAAGATGATGCCAGCTTTAAACTTGCGATTGAGCGCTCCCAACGAGGCAATCCTCCGGGCAAAGGAGAAAGCGTTGGCGACAGATACAATTGGGAGGTTTTACTTAAGCATGTGCCAGCGGGAGATCTACATATCGTCTCTAAGGACGGTGACTATGCATCACCTCTCGCAAACCTAGACAAAAGGACAGTCAAAGCCAAGCGCTACCTTGCCGAGGAGTGGTCAAAGAAAAAAGAAGATGGATCTCTCCATATCTATACAAATATCAAGTCTGTGATTGCACATTATAAAAAACTAGTACAACAGCCTGAGCTCCCAGAGCCGCCGCCAGTGGAACTTGACGCACCGCCGCCAACAATCCCAATCCCTGTTCCACCTCCGCCTCCGCCTCCGGTGCATGGATTGGCAGCGTCTGGTGAACTACAGAGAGCGCTGGACCAATTACAAAGCCCAGAGCATTTAGCTGTTATTAATCAGAAAAATGAAGCGATTGAATACCTAAAAGAAAGTGGCAGCTTCTCTACAACTCACATGGCCATCTCTAAACTTTCCCAATATTTTGGATATTTTGATGTGTCCGACGCAACTAAGCTTTTCAATGCGGCCTTAGAAAACGCTCAAGTGGGGTGGATAATTTCCGATGACGATGTTTATGACTTTTATGTGAAGCTAGCGAACGAGTTTCTAACAGCTGTTGAGCCTGATCTCGCAAGTCAAATTGTTGATCTGATGGGACTTGTGCCAGCCCCTCCGCCACCGCCACCCTTGCAATCGTAG
- the gspG gene encoding type II secretion system major pseudopilin GspG, which translates to MSHKLRSQQGFTLIEIMVVVVILGILAAMVVPKVLDRPDQARATAAKQDIGGLMQALKLYRLDHGTYPSMNQGLKVLVERPADAKNSNWRSYLERLPNDPWGRPYQYLNPGANGEVDIFSLGADGQPDGDGVNADIGSWQL; encoded by the coding sequence ATGTCGCACAAGCTACGTAGCCAGCAGGGTTTTACCTTGATCGAGATCATGGTGGTGGTGGTGATTCTGGGGATTCTGGCGGCGATGGTGGTGCCCAAGGTGCTCGACCGGCCGGATCAGGCGCGGGCGACGGCGGCGAAGCAGGATATTGGTGGGTTGATGCAGGCGTTGAAGTTGTATCGCCTCGATCACGGCACGTATCCGAGCATGAATCAGGGGTTGAAGGTGTTGGTCGAGCGGCCGGCGGATGCGAAGAACAGCAACTGGCGTTCGTACCTGGAGCGTTTGCCGAATGACCCATGGGGCCGGCCTTATCAGTACCTCAACCCAGGCGCGAACGGTGAGGTCGATATCTTTTCCCTCGGCGCCGATGGCCAGCCGGACGGCGATGGCGTGAATGCCGATATCGGTTCCTGGCAGTTGTAA